The Terriglobales bacterium genomic sequence CTGCTTGGGATAGAGCACCACCGCCACCAGCGCCGTCAGGATCCAGGGCCAGGGGCGCAGCGCGTAATGGGCCACGTTGAACCACAGGGTCGCGCCCAGGGAGTGCTTTTCATTTTTCGCGCAGAAGATGCGCTGCGCGATGTACCCGCCGCCGCCCGGCTCCGCCCCCGGATACCAGCTCGCCCACCAGTTCAGGCTCAGGTACACCAGAAACATCAGGAACCATCCCGAGGTCCAGTCGGGAGCAAAGGCCAGCGAGCTTCCCTGCGCCAGCGCGGCGTCGTGCAGCGCGATCTTGGTCTTGAGCGCGCCCAGTCCTCCCACCGCCTGCACCGCGAAGATGGCCAGCAGGATGACCATGGTCATCTTGAGGACGAACTGCAGCAGGTCGGTCCACAGCACCGCCCACAGCCCGGAGATGGCGGTATAGATGAGGGTGAGCGCCAGACAGAACATCACGGCATGCAGCTTGCTGACGCCCAGCGTGAGGCCCAGGATCTTGGCCATGGCCAGGTTCACCCAGCCCATGATGAGGGTGTTGACGGGCAGCGCCAGGTAGAGGGCGCGGAAGCCGCGCAGGAAGGCGGCGGGCTTGCCGGAGTAGCGCAGCTCGGCGAACTCCATGTCGGTGAGCACGCCGGCGCGCCGCCACAGCCGCGCGAAGAAGAACACGGTGAGCATCCCGCTCAGCGCCATGTTCCACCACAGCCAGTTCCCGGCGATACCGTACTTGTAGACCAGGCCGGTCACCACCAGCGGCGTGTCCGCGCCGAAGGTGGTGGCCACCATGGAGGTCCCGGCCAGCCACCAGGGGACTTTGCGCCCGGCGATGAAGTAATCGCTGACGCTGCCGCTGGCCCGCCGGTAGTACATCCACCCGATGAACAGGTTGACGGCGAAGTAGCCCGCGATGACTACCCAATCGATGAGCGAAAGCTGCATCGTTCTCTCCGCCTAGTGAGCGCGCCCGCGCTTTCCTGACTGCCACTCGGGCCATAGGCCCAGGGTTTGCATCTGCTGGTCGAGCCGAAACGCAGCTTTCATGACGCAGGATTAGAACCCAACGCGGAGGAAAAGAGAAACAAAAACCATCGCCGTTCACGCTGTCATCCTGAGCGCAGTCGAAGGACCCCTGCCCCCGGCATAATCTCCAGGGCTGTCATCCTGAGCCCGCCTGGGCGGGCGAAGGACCTTGCGTTTGCCTTTGACTTTGACTTTGATTTTGACTTTGATTTTGATCTGTCATCCTGAGCGAGGTCGGAGCGGACGCGACGGCCGAGTCGAAGGACCCCTACCCTGCCACAGCGTGGAAGCGCGCGCCAGGGCGTTCTCGCGGCGCAGCAGCCCTGTCATCCCGAGCCCTTGCCGGGCGAAGGACCTTGCGTTTGCGTGTGTGGAAGCGGGCGACCCACCCGCGCTGCTACTGGCCCAGCATCCGCACGCTCTCCAGCACCACGTTGCCGACGATCTCCAGCGACCGCGGGCTGAGCTTGTCGAGCGTGTCTTCTTTGGTGTGCCAGAAGGCGTTGCCGTAGCCATAGTCGAAGTCGATCAAATCGGCCACGGGGACGCCGGCGCGCGCGAAGGGCCGGTGGTCGTCTTCCACCTCGATCTCGCGGCGGAAGAAGTGCGACTGGTAGCCCAGGCGCGTGGCTGCCTGCTCGATCACGCCGAGCAGCGCGGGGGTCGAGTTGGAGTCGCGCTCGATGTTCAGGTCGGCGTCGCCGATCATGTCCAGCAGGATTAAAGCCTTGAGCTTCTTCGCCGTGCCGTCCTTCTGCCACTTCTCCGCCAGGTGCCGGCTGCCGTAAACGCTGTCGGTCGCGCTCCATTTCTGGAACGCCTCTTCCCCGTCCAGCCACACCACCCACACGCTCGGCCCTTCGCGCTTCCCTCCGCGGAATTGGTTGGCCAGCTCCAGTAGCAACCCGGTCCCGGAGCCGCCGTCGTTCGCGCCCAAAAAATCCTTCTGG encodes the following:
- a CDS encoding sodium:proline symporter; amino-acid sequence: MQLSLIDWVVIAGYFAVNLFIGWMYYRRASGSVSDYFIAGRKVPWWLAGTSMVATTFGADTPLVVTGLVYKYGIAGNWLWWNMALSGMLTVFFFARLWRRAGVLTDMEFAELRYSGKPAAFLRGFRALYLALPVNTLIMGWVNLAMAKILGLTLGVSKLHAVMFCLALTLIYTAISGLWAVLWTDLLQFVLKMTMVILLAIFAVQAVGGLGALKTKIALHDAALAQGSSLAFAPDWTSGWFLMFLVYLSLNWWASWYPGAEPGGGGYIAQRIFCAKNEKHSLGATLWFNVAHYALRPWPWILTALVAVVLYPKQ
- a CDS encoding M28 family peptidase, producing the protein PAAAAAAPAGAAARVNPARAMQYVGEIVGMGPRPVGSSGHRKLEDYLRAHLKSDNVETDEFTATTPAGAFPMRNYIARYPGTKDGVIVIATHYDTIFSQKDFLGANDGGSGTGLLLELANQFRGGKREGPSVWVVWLDGEEAFQKWSATDSVYGSRHLAEKWQKDGTAKKLKALILLDMIGDADLNIERDSNSTPALLGVIEQAATRLGYQSHFFRREIEVEDDHRPFARAGVPVADLIDFDYGYGNAFWHTKEDTLDKLSPRSLEIVGNVVLESVRMLGQ